GCTTTCAGCCCCATGTCGGTGATCAGGGCAAGGTTTCCAAGCGCCACCGCCTTGCCGTCGACCACCCCTTTGACGCCTTTGCCCGTGATCGCTTCGAAGTCCTCAGCTTTAACCATGGCAACACCACGGTCTTCTGCACCGCGCACAATAGCCTCGGCCAAAGGATGTTCAGAGCCTCGTTCCAGCGACGCCGCAAGTCGCAATACCTCGGCCTCGTCATGCCCCGGTTCTGGCAGGACTGCGACAAGACGTGGTTTGCCTTCCGTGAGGGTGCCGGTTTTGTCCACAATCAGCGTGTCGACCTTTTCGAACCGCTCCAGCGCTTCGGCGTTTTTAATCAGTACGCCCGCCTGTGCGCCGCGCCCCGTGGCGGTCATGATCGACATTGGCGTCGCGAGGCCAAGGGCACAGGGACAAGCAATGATCAACACGGCCACGGCCGAGATCAACCCATAGGAAAGGGCTGGATCTGGTCCCCAAAACGCCCAACCGAAAAAGGCCAAAATCGCGGCGAGGATCACCGCTGGGACGAAGTATCCGGCAACCGTATCCGCATATTTCTGAATTGGTGCGCGCGAGCGTTGGGCGCTTGCCACCATCTCGACGATCTGACTTAGCATGGTATCCGCACCCACACGCGTCGCCGCGATCACCAGCGATCCAGTGCCGTTGATTGTGGCACCTGTGACCGTGTCGCCCGCGACTTTCTCAACCGGAACCGGCTCCCCAGAAATCATACTTTCATCAATCGACGAATGCCCTTCGATGACAGTGCCATCCACTGGCACCTTGTCGCCGGGAACAACTCGTAGGTGGTCACCGACAAGCACGTCCTCCAAAGCCACTTCTTCCTCACTGCCATCGGGACGGATCACGCGGGCCGTTTTGGCGGCCATATCAAGCAGCGCTCGTATCGCCTTTCCCGTGCCTTCACGGGCGCGCAGTTCCATCACTTGACCCAGTAACACGAGCGTTACAATGACGGCCGCTGCCTCGAAATACACACCGACATGGCCATCCGCACTGCGAAACCCGTCGGGGAAAATGCTCGGTGCCAAAACGGCAACTACACTGAAACCATAGGCCGCCGAAATGCCCATTGCGATAAGACTGAACATGTTCAGTTTCATTGTCCGAAATGAGGTCCATCCACGGGTGAAGAACGGCCAGCCAGACCAGAGGATCACTGGTGTAGCCAGAACGAATTCGATCCACAAAGTGGCGCGTTCGCCGAATATCTCCCGAATCCAACCAGCACCAACAAACGGCGACATGGTCAGGATCAGCAACGGTATTGTCAGCACCGCACCGACCCAGAACCTGCGCGTGAAGTCGATCAACTCAGGGTTCGGGCCGTCGTCTGTCAACGTGGCAGATTCAAGCTCCAATCCCATGCCGCAGATCGGACAAGAACCGGATTTGGTCTGACGAACTTCGGCATGCATCGGGCAAGTATAGACGGCTCCATCAAAGCCCACGGGCACTGTGTCATAACCGCTTTTCTTCCCCTTGGATTCTTTTTTGGCCTCGTGGCCCGTATGACCATGATGAACGTGTTCACGAAGTTCGCCGCTGCCTTCGGGCACCAAATGCATGTTGCATTCTGGGCAGTCACCCGGCTCGGTTCTACGGACTTCCGGATGCATCGGGCAGGTATAGATTGTTCCGGAAAAATTCTTGGGAACCATATCCTTTTCCGCCACCTCAGCGGACTGTGAGTCTTGTCCTTTGGTGTGTTTCATCATGTGAATATTCCTAACCGGATTTCTGTTTGTCTTTCGGGGCGCCCTTCTGTGGTTTAGAAAGGGAATGAATCTACCATATTCGCGAGCCTGTTGTTCTCGTGGCCTCCGCCAACAACGACGCTTTGGAAATTTCGTAGCTGGGGTGAAATATTGTATTCGTCGTAACGATCTGAGTGGCCCCAGCGGCCAGAATATCGTCGCACGCGTGTGCGCATCGGGTAATCCGCTATCCAACGGGACGCCTATGCTGCACCCCCACAGTCAACACATTCGCATTGAACAATTCAACCTGTATACCTCGATTATTTCGAGTGCGACTGCCGACCACGATGAAGGCAGGGTCAAAGGGATATTTACGCAAATTATGAGGCTTGACCTTCCCACGTGGGAACCCCCACGTTTACCCAAAACCAGCAAAAGGAAAACCCATGAGCAAATTCACCGTTCCAAATATGACTTGCGGCCACTGCACCGCGGCGATCAAAAAAGCTGTCACCGCCGCAGATTCCGCGGCTATCCTGACCTTTGATCTTGAGGCACATGTCGTTGAGGTCACAAGCCGCCTAGATAACGAAGCTTTGGCGACAATTCTCAAAACTGAGGGCTACGCGAGTTCTCCCTTATCTTAGACACTTATTTCCACCATTCTTGACCACAAGGGTGGTGGAAGCATATTATCGCCTCTCGACTACTCGCCCTCCGACCGCTCGGCCTGCGATAACCGCGCCCGTTCAGACCAGTTCGATTTTATAAATGCGAGGATATCCCAAATTTCTTCGTCGGTGAGCTGGCCCTCGAAACGCGGCATTCCACTTGTAAAACCCGTTGCGCCAGAAGCCTCCAGCACAGCCTGCCCTCCGA
This Falsihalocynthiibacter arcticus DNA region includes the following protein-coding sequences:
- a CDS encoding heavy-metal-associated domain-containing protein, giving the protein MSKFTVPNMTCGHCTAAIKKAVTAADSAAILTFDLEAHVVEVTSRLDNEALATILKTEGYASSPLS
- a CDS encoding copper-translocating P-type ATPase; the encoded protein is MHPEVRRTEPGDCPECNMHLVPEGSGELREHVHHGHTGHEAKKESKGKKSGYDTVPVGFDGAVYTCPMHAEVRQTKSGSCPICGMGLELESATLTDDGPNPELIDFTRRFWVGAVLTIPLLILTMSPFVGAGWIREIFGERATLWIEFVLATPVILWSGWPFFTRGWTSFRTMKLNMFSLIAMGISAAYGFSVVAVLAPSIFPDGFRSADGHVGVYFEAAAVIVTLVLLGQVMELRAREGTGKAIRALLDMAAKTARVIRPDGSEEEVALEDVLVGDHLRVVPGDKVPVDGTVIEGHSSIDESMISGEPVPVEKVAGDTVTGATINGTGSLVIAATRVGADTMLSQIVEMVASAQRSRAPIQKYADTVAGYFVPAVILAAILAFFGWAFWGPDPALSYGLISAVAVLIIACPCALGLATPMSIMTATGRGAQAGVLIKNAEALERFEKVDTLIVDKTGTLTEGKPRLVAVLPEPGHDEAEVLRLAASLERGSEHPLAEAIVRGAEDRGVAMVKAEDFEAITGKGVKGVVDGKAVALGNLALITDMGLKADVLIAKADARRDEGETVMFVVLGNEIAGLVSVADPVKESTPAALKALHELGFRIIMATGDNERTAKAVAARLGIDEIRADVLPEDKARIIRELQAEGRKVAMAGDGVNDAPALAQADVGIAMGTGADVAIESAGFTLVKGNLDGIARARRLSHATMRNIRQNLFFALIYNAAGVPVAAGILFPFLGILISPMFAAFAMSASSISVVANALRLRRLKF